One Deltaproteobacteria bacterium genomic region harbors:
- a CDS encoding hydrolase, with translation MLTTEHTVLVVIDIQGNLAEAMHEKESLFRNLEILISGTQLLDIPSIITEQIPEKLGPTIPRIASLFSDFQPIAKAAFSCWGEPLFRRSLLDSGRRQVLITGIESHVCVYQTTIDLLSEGYEVFVISDCIASRTPENRDVGIARMREAGGRLSSVEMAIFELLKVAGSETFRQVAKLFK, from the coding sequence ATGCTCACCACTGAACATACCGTCCTCGTCGTTATCGATATCCAGGGAAATCTCGCCGAGGCAATGCATGAAAAAGAATCACTCTTCCGCAATCTCGAGATCCTGATCAGTGGAACCCAATTGCTGGATATTCCCAGTATCATTACGGAACAGATACCGGAAAAACTGGGCCCGACGATCCCCCGGATCGCGTCGCTTTTCAGCGATTTTCAACCTATCGCCAAGGCCGCCTTCAGTTGCTGGGGTGAACCGCTCTTCCGCAGATCACTTCTTGACAGCGGCAGGCGTCAGGTCCTTATCACGGGAATTGAATCCCACGTCTGCGTATATCAGACCACGATCGACCTGCTCAGTGAAGGGTACGAGGTGTTTGTGATCAGCGACTGCATCGCTTCACGGACCCCGGAAAACCGGGATGTGGGGATCGCGCGGATGCGTGAGGCCGGCGGGAGACTCTCGAGTGTGGAAATGGCGATATTTGAACTGCTGAAGGTCGCCGGCAGCGAGACGTTCCGGCAGGTCGCAAAACTGTTCAAATAA
- a CDS encoding MBL fold metallo-hydrolase: protein MIIRCWGARGSIPVSGPEFLVYGGDTTCIEIRTKDDEIVIIDAGSGIRRLGNSLIAEKRLVYHMIFTHAHWDHLMGFPFFKPLYFERARVNMCGCPFPNASIQEMIQRVMSPPHFPVKYSDLRAAIDYSGTCEGAFTIGSLTVIPIFLSHPNQGNGYKFIEDGKTFVFLTDNELTFRHPGGLDYDDYLKFSTGADLLIHDAEYIEADYKTKKEWGHSVYTDALKLALEAGVKKLGLFHHNQERTDKEIDIIVQDCRNIVERKGADLECFALTQDSEIRL from the coding sequence ATGATCATACGGTGTTGGGGTGCCAGGGGTTCAATACCCGTTTCGGGACCGGAATTCCTTGTCTATGGCGGAGACACGACCTGTATCGAGATCAGAACGAAGGACGACGAGATCGTTATCATCGATGCGGGTTCGGGAATCCGGCGACTCGGAAACAGCCTTATCGCCGAAAAGCGGCTTGTATACCATATGATCTTTACGCACGCCCACTGGGACCACCTCATGGGATTTCCCTTTTTCAAGCCCCTCTATTTTGAACGCGCCCGGGTCAATATGTGCGGTTGCCCCTTTCCCAACGCATCCATCCAGGAAATGATCCAGCGCGTCATGAGCCCCCCCCATTTCCCCGTAAAATACTCCGATCTCAGGGCTGCCATAGACTACAGCGGAACCTGCGAAGGGGCTTTCACCATCGGCTCCCTGACGGTCATCCCGATCTTTCTCAGCCATCCAAACCAGGGCAACGGATACAAGTTCATCGAGGATGGCAAGACCTTCGTCTTCCTGACCGATAACGAACTGACCTTCAGGCATCCTGGCGGTCTCGACTACGACGACTACCTGAAGTTTTCCACCGGCGCCGATCTCCTCATTCATGACGCCGAGTATATTGAAGCCGATTACAAAACAAAGAAAGAATGGGGACACAGCGTCTATACCGACGCGCTGAAGCTCGCGCTGGAGGCGGGAGTCAAAAAACTGGGGCTCTTTCATCACAACCAGGAAAGGACCGACAAAGAGATCGATATCATTGTTCAGGACTGCCGGAACATCGTCGAACGCAAAGGCGCCGATCTGGAGTGTTTCGCCCTCACGCAGGACAGTGAGATACGGCTGTAG
- a CDS encoding TIGR01777 family oxidoreductase has protein sequence MRIFMTGGTGFVGTTLSRDLAGKGHIVTILTRPGEVIPAAAEPAMINFLTGDPTLKGKWQDEAARHDVFINLAGASIFSRWTEKTKKRIRESRIATTRNLVEALSRGGGSTKTLLSTSAVGYYGFHGDDTLKEDDPPGTDFLSTVARDWEQAAMKAVDYGSRVVICRFGIVLGRNGGALSQLLPLFKRWLGSPLGNGRQWFSWVHEKDLAAVYAFLLEREDIEGPINCSAPNPVRNRELTQALAEALEKPVILPSVPSFVLRALLGEFGNVLLKGQRVFPERLLERGFIFSFPTIQEALRDILS, from the coding sequence ATGCGAATATTCATGACCGGCGGAACGGGTTTTGTGGGAACAACGCTCTCGCGTGACCTCGCTGGAAAGGGACATATCGTTACCATACTCACGCGGCCAGGAGAGGTTATTCCGGCGGCGGCGGAACCGGCCATGATCAATTTCCTCACCGGAGATCCAACACTGAAAGGGAAATGGCAGGACGAGGCAGCTCGACATGATGTCTTCATAAATCTGGCAGGTGCCTCCATCTTCAGTCGCTGGACGGAGAAAACGAAAAAACGCATACGAGAAAGCCGTATCGCAACGACGCGAAATCTGGTTGAGGCTCTCTCCCGTGGCGGGGGGAGTACAAAGACGCTTCTCAGCACCTCCGCCGTCGGCTATTATGGTTTTCACGGAGATGACACTCTGAAAGAAGACGACCCGCCGGGAACTGATTTCCTTTCGACCGTCGCCCGGGACTGGGAACAAGCCGCGATGAAAGCAGTTGATTATGGATCACGGGTTGTCATCTGTCGCTTCGGCATCGTACTGGGCCGTAACGGCGGAGCCCTGAGCCAGTTGCTGCCACTTTTTAAACGATGGCTTGGGAGCCCTCTCGGCAACGGCCGGCAGTGGTTCTCATGGGTTCATGAAAAAGACCTGGCTGCTGTGTATGCGTTTCTTCTGGAACGGGAAGATATTGAGGGACCCATTAATTGCTCGGCTCCAAACCCGGTGCGGAATCGGGAACTCACACAGGCACTTGCCGAAGCGCTTGAAAAACCGGTCATCCTTCCATCGGTTCCCTCATTTGTGCTGAGAGCGCTATTGGGTGAGTTTGGAAACGTGTTACTGAAAGGGCAGCGGGTATTCCCCGAGCGGCTGCTGGAACGGGGTTTCATTTTTTCCTTTCCTACCATCCAGGAGGCACTTCGCGACATATTGTCGTGA
- a CDS encoding pyridoxamine 5'-phosphate oxidase family protein, with protein sequence MNHREYFENTKGTGILATADSEGRVNAALYGRPHVMEDGSFAFIMADRLTHANLQSNPRAAYLFIEAGEPYRGKRFHMTKVREETDTETIDALRRSSHGRESEKDERNSKFLVYFMIDGEMPLVGSGT encoded by the coding sequence GTGAATCACAGAGAATATTTCGAGAACACAAAAGGAACGGGAATTCTTGCCACGGCCGATTCAGAGGGGCGGGTGAACGCGGCCCTGTACGGCCGGCCTCATGTCATGGAGGACGGCTCATTCGCCTTCATCATGGCCGACCGCCTGACCCATGCGAATCTTCAATCGAATCCGCGGGCGGCCTACCTTTTTATCGAGGCAGGAGAGCCTTACCGGGGCAAACGGTTTCACATGACGAAGGTACGGGAAGAAACGGACACTGAAACGATCGACGCGCTCAGGAGAAGCTCCCATGGCCGCGAATCAGAGAAGGATGAGAGAAACTCGAAATTTCTGGTATATTTCATGATCGACGGGGAAATGCCCCTGGTGGGGAGCGGTACCTGA
- a CDS encoding DUF89 family protein: protein MRVHTDCIPCFLRQALQAARFATDREDLHEKALRAVLAVISESSWTESASEIGVRVHATVMDIVGCDDPYKDEKRKSNETVLAMYEELRHSIEIAEDSLDRAILYAIAGNVMDYGAKKTFDILETLKHIENKHFNIDDSSRLKNDLLTARRIAYLADNAGEIVFDRLFIETVDRICGKKQWRLFVKERPILNDATMEEAIQAGFAGVDSVTLDVVGLDRVRDQRCEAGFRDMLSAFDVVIAKGQGNYEAMNDAAGMNLYHLLMIKCPLVARTVGAHTGDIVVMRAEP, encoded by the coding sequence ATGCGTGTTCATACAGACTGTATTCCTTGCTTTCTCAGGCAGGCCCTTCAGGCGGCACGATTCGCGACCGACAGGGAAGATCTCCATGAAAAGGCCCTTCGGGCCGTGCTGGCCGTTATTTCCGAAAGTTCGTGGACGGAGAGCGCGTCGGAGATCGGCGTCAGGGTTCATGCCACGGTCATGGACATAGTCGGCTGTGACGATCCATACAAGGATGAAAAGCGCAAGAGCAATGAAACGGTTCTCGCCATGTATGAGGAATTGCGGCACAGCATCGAAATCGCCGAAGACTCTCTGGACCGGGCGATCCTTTACGCCATCGCCGGCAATGTTATGGATTACGGTGCCAAAAAAACCTTTGATATTTTGGAAACATTGAAGCATATAGAAAACAAGCATTTCAACATCGACGATTCGTCACGGCTCAAGAACGACCTTCTCACGGCACGGCGCATCGCCTACCTCGCCGACAATGCCGGGGAGATCGTTTTTGACCGGTTGTTCATTGAAACGGTGGACCGGATCTGCGGGAAAAAGCAATGGCGCCTGTTCGTGAAGGAACGGCCCATCCTGAACGACGCGACCATGGAGGAAGCCATACAGGCGGGCTTTGCCGGCGTCGATTCGGTCACGCTTGATGTGGTCGGTCTGGACCGTGTCCGCGACCAGCGATGCGAGGCAGGGTTCCGGGACATGCTGTCGGCATTTGACGTGGTCATCGCAAAAGGCCAGGGCAATTATGAAGCAATGAACGATGCCGCGGGAATGAACCTGTATCATCTCCTCATGATCAAGTGTCCTCTCGTTGCCCGGACCGTCGGGGCGCACACCGGGGATATCGTCGTCATGCGGGCCGAACCGTGA
- a CDS encoding lysoplasmalogenase: MNASIIAVACVMLGLTLYCVRRDHQPAYVVSKTTLSVIFVVAALLQPHPVPLYFYMILAGLLFGLGGDFFLALTGKGMFLTGLISFLLGHILFTVAFFVIAIPGPAVLPGILAVIAAGYVVFRWLRPYLGTMEKPVLVYIAVISIMLVSALAVLFAPRLSVTARSMIFTGAFLFYLSDLFVARNRFVKKEFLNRLIGLPLYYAGQFILAFSVGVVG, from the coding sequence ATGAACGCATCCATCATTGCCGTGGCCTGTGTTATGCTTGGTCTGACGCTCTACTGTGTCCGCAGGGACCATCAGCCTGCATACGTGGTCTCGAAAACGACTCTGTCAGTGATATTCGTTGTTGCGGCGCTTTTGCAGCCTCATCCGGTACCGCTCTATTTCTACATGATCCTCGCGGGGTTGCTCTTTGGTCTCGGCGGAGATTTCTTCCTGGCGCTGACGGGGAAAGGGATGTTTCTCACCGGGCTGATCTCCTTTCTTCTCGGTCATATTCTGTTTACGGTCGCTTTCTTTGTTATCGCTATTCCAGGTCCGGCGGTGCTTCCCGGTATTCTCGCCGTCATCGCGGCGGGATACGTCGTTTTTCGCTGGTTACGGCCCTATCTTGGTACCATGGAAAAACCTGTCCTTGTGTATATCGCCGTCATATCGATCATGCTTGTCTCGGCACTGGCCGTTCTTTTCGCACCCCGCCTTTCGGTAACGGCGCGATCGATGATATTTACGGGGGCATTTCTTTTCTATCTTTCGGACCTGTTCGTGGCCCGGAACCGCTTCGTGAAGAAAGAATTTCTGAACCGGCTGATCGGGCTGCCCCTGTATTACGCGGGGCAGTTCATTCTGGCCTTTTCCGTGGGGGTCGTCGGCTGA
- a CDS encoding C69 family dipeptidase has product MCDTLIATAEATADGITLFAKNSDREPNEAHQILLIPAATHPPASTVRCTYIDIPQVEKTRTVLLSKPFWTWGAEMGANDAGVVIGNEAVFTKAPYDKQGGLTGMDLLRLALERSDGARGALRVITGLIERHGQGGNCGFRSALYYHNSFLIADPGDAWLLETAGRHWAARQVRGVYAISNGLTIGSEWDLASTDLVQYAVERGWCTGREDFHFARCYSDFLFTRFSDCRYRRTRAVDLLGSHRGTMTPLTMMDILRDHGMSPYRPDRGLTGSTLCMHAGAGPVRRSQTTGSLVSHLHKIHPIHFVTGTAAPCTGIFKPLWTDIPLPFSEPAPAGTYDAATLFWRHELLHRSALRDHERLTGLYRHDRDSLEQGFVSKALARAGDNGEIREEFSRRCFMDAEVAEKKWLALLSGTPVFDRRNLLYRLAWKRFNKTAGMPEHR; this is encoded by the coding sequence ATGTGCGACACGCTCATAGCCACGGCTGAGGCAACCGCCGACGGCATTACCCTTTTCGCGAAGAACTCGGACCGGGAACCGAACGAAGCACATCAGATACTGCTGATCCCGGCCGCAACGCACCCGCCGGCCAGCACCGTTCGATGCACCTATATCGACATTCCCCAGGTGGAGAAGACCCGTACCGTTCTTCTCTCCAAACCATTCTGGACATGGGGGGCCGAGATGGGTGCCAACGATGCCGGTGTGGTCATCGGAAACGAAGCGGTTTTTACAAAGGCCCCCTATGACAAACAGGGCGGCTTGACGGGGATGGATCTTCTCCGGCTGGCCCTGGAACGCTCCGACGGTGCGCGGGGCGCCCTTCGGGTCATTACCGGGCTTATCGAACGGCACGGTCAGGGAGGAAACTGCGGGTTCCGTTCCGCCCTGTACTACCATAACAGCTTTCTCATCGCCGATCCCGGCGATGCCTGGCTCCTGGAGACGGCGGGGCGGCACTGGGCCGCCCGGCAGGTCCGTGGTGTGTATGCCATTTCGAACGGCCTTACCATCGGGAGCGAGTGGGACCTGGCATCGACGGACCTCGTTCAGTACGCCGTCGAAAGAGGCTGGTGCACAGGCAGAGAGGATTTTCACTTCGCCCGCTGTTATTCCGATTTCCTTTTCACCCGTTTCAGCGACTGCCGGTATCGCCGCACCCGCGCAGTCGATCTCCTTGGGTCGCACCGGGGAACCATGACCCCTCTTACCATGATGGATATCCTGCGGGATCACGGCATGTCACCCTACCGGCCGGACAGAGGACTGACGGGCTCAACCCTGTGCATGCATGCCGGTGCGGGCCCCGTCCGGAGAAGCCAGACCACGGGCTCTCTCGTATCACACCTTCACAAGATCCACCCAATTCATTTCGTGACCGGTACGGCGGCTCCCTGCACGGGGATCTTCAAACCCCTCTGGACGGACATACCCCTTCCCTTCTCGGAACCGGCTCCGGCGGGGACCTATGACGCCGCCACGCTCTTCTGGCGTCATGAGCTGCTTCACCGTAGCGCCCTTCGCGATCATGAAAGACTGACCGGGCTGTACCGGCATGACCGAGACAGCCTGGAACAGGGCTTCGTTTCAAAGGCCCTCGCCCGCGCCGGGGACAACGGAGAAATACGGGAGGAATTCTCCCGCCGCTGTTTCATGGATGCGGAAGTAGCGGAGAAAAAATGGCTGGCCCTGCTGTCGGGCACACCCGTTTTCGACAGGAGAAACCTCTTGTACCGTCTCGCCTGGAAACGGTTCAACAAAACGGCAGGGATGCCGGAACACCGGTAA
- a CDS encoding alpha/beta fold hydrolase: MSDRIIADKGLAVRHNLLELLEHWSIAISGLLLTLTGIFELPIAKRYYVTEIPGFSWSGDFITSLTIHYAAAVVFTAACLFHVVYHGLRGDRGMIPRKGDLTESAKVIKTFFGLGKEPPFHKYLPEQRLAYAGMAFIIAMLILSGLIKTYKNIYDPQMSITMTLWATWVHNVFFILFLLAFFAHIAAIVIKPNRPMLRGIFTGAVKLDYARERHPLWVAEMEAEPSSSWAATLHGTGETTGDYSTFTEPDTTVVEHFVPLSDGAAIRVTEFIPSRHEPGRPVVVFVAGWISLITGWTGVLKKLTPSFRTLYVETREKISARLPESKKICDVDFSVSRITADIHAVLERFVPEEQPFYFVGSSLGSTVVLDYLSQGLRQCRLAVMIAPNPAFPFPSWGIPLIRYAPASLYGAAKPAIKWYLRNVRLDKKKEPEQVKKYEGTMDAAEPRRLQANALALSTYSLWDKLPHITAPVIIVGATADKLHGIREMERMVELMPSARLEMMASNKETHSEKAGIFIVDEITRLETAEPEEGKTP; encoded by the coding sequence ATGTCTGACAGGATCATTGCGGACAAAGGCCTGGCGGTGCGGCACAATCTTCTGGAACTTCTGGAGCACTGGTCCATCGCGATCTCAGGCCTTCTCCTGACGCTGACGGGGATCTTCGAACTGCCGATCGCAAAACGATATTACGTAACCGAGATCCCCGGTTTTTCCTGGTCGGGCGATTTCATAACATCGCTTACGATCCACTACGCGGCGGCCGTCGTCTTCACGGCGGCCTGTCTCTTTCATGTCGTCTACCATGGCCTGCGCGGTGATCGGGGCATGATACCCCGGAAGGGTGATCTGACCGAGTCGGCCAAGGTCATCAAGACCTTTTTCGGCCTGGGAAAGGAACCGCCCTTTCACAAATATCTTCCGGAACAGCGCCTCGCCTATGCGGGGATGGCGTTCATCATCGCCATGCTCATCTTGTCCGGGCTCATCAAGACCTACAAAAATATCTACGACCCGCAGATGTCCATCACCATGACACTCTGGGCGACCTGGGTACATAATGTCTTCTTCATCCTCTTCCTCCTGGCCTTTTTCGCCCATATTGCGGCCATTGTCATCAAGCCCAACCGTCCCATGCTCCGGGGCATCTTCACGGGCGCCGTGAAACTCGACTATGCCCGGGAACGACACCCCCTCTGGGTCGCTGAAATGGAAGCGGAGCCCTCTTCCTCCTGGGCCGCCACCCTCCACGGTACCGGTGAAACCACCGGTGACTACAGCACGTTTACGGAACCGGACACGACGGTGGTTGAGCACTTCGTTCCTCTCTCCGACGGGGCAGCCATTCGGGTGACGGAATTCATCCCCTCCCGACACGAGCCGGGCCGGCCGGTGGTTGTCTTCGTGGCCGGCTGGATATCGCTCATAACAGGCTGGACGGGGGTCTTGAAGAAACTGACGCCCTCCTTTCGAACCCTCTATGTGGAGACACGGGAAAAGATCAGTGCCCGCCTCCCGGAATCGAAAAAGATATGTGACGTCGATTTTTCCGTGTCCCGCATTACGGCCGACATACACGCGGTACTGGAACGTTTCGTCCCGGAAGAACAGCCTTTCTATTTCGTCGGCAGTTCACTGGGCTCCACCGTCGTGCTTGATTACCTCAGCCAGGGGCTCAGGCAGTGCCGGCTGGCCGTCATGATCGCCCCCAATCCGGCATTTCCCTTCCCTTCCTGGGGAATACCCCTGATCCGCTACGCCCCGGCATCCCTATACGGCGCGGCGAAACCGGCCATCAAGTGGTACCTTCGGAATGTAAGGCTCGACAAGAAAAAGGAACCGGAACAGGTCAAGAAGTACGAAGGGACCATGGACGCGGCGGAACCGCGAAGACTCCAGGCGAACGCCCTGGCACTCAGTACATACAGCCTCTGGGACAAGCTGCCTCATATAACCGCGCCGGTCATCATCGTCGGCGCGACGGCCGACAAGCTGCACGGAATCAGGGAGATGGAGAGAATGGTCGAGCTCATGCCGTCGGCGCGGCTTGAAATGATGGCAAGCAACAAGGAAACCCACAGCGAAAAAGCCGGCATATTCATCGTCGACGAGATCACCCGCCTCGAAACGGCGGAACCCGAAGAAGGTAAAACCCCGTGA
- a CDS encoding 4Fe-4S dicluster domain-containing protein: MDQHENTGITRRSFLAVTAGLTSLAGIALPRGTCAAGTRGYTTIIDLSLCDGCRDRQLPACVAACRDINLARMPEPVNPIPVPYPRRIIEDWSQKKDVTDRLTPYNLIFVEKAEVTWKGQRRTLFIPRRCMHCDNPACATICPFSANHKYEDGAVVINRHLCLGGAKCRTVCPWSIPQRQSGVGIYLHLLPTLAGNGVLFKCDLCHDLLARGETPGCIAACPRGALLIGERDQIYQEARRRAAAMDGYIYGERENGGTATLYVSPVPFEKLNEVIPKGPGLPHLGPATRRMEETDLAGKFALIGAPLIGIIAGLAGALVPRADGRDKRKGE, from the coding sequence ATGGACCAGCACGAAAATACCGGCATAACACGTCGGTCGTTCCTCGCGGTGACGGCCGGCCTGACGTCTCTCGCGGGAATTGCCCTGCCCCGCGGCACCTGTGCCGCCGGAACGAGGGGATACACCACAATTATCGACCTTTCCCTCTGCGACGGATGCCGGGACCGGCAACTGCCGGCCTGCGTGGCGGCATGCCGGGACATCAACCTGGCGCGGATGCCCGAACCGGTGAACCCGATCCCCGTACCGTACCCGCGGCGCATCATTGAAGACTGGTCGCAGAAAAAGGACGTCACAGACCGGCTGACACCCTACAATCTGATCTTTGTGGAAAAGGCGGAGGTAACCTGGAAGGGGCAACGGCGCACACTTTTTATCCCCCGCCGGTGCATGCACTGCGATAATCCAGCCTGTGCCACGATCTGTCCCTTTTCCGCCAACCACAAGTACGAGGACGGCGCCGTCGTGATAAACAGGCACCTCTGCTTAGGTGGTGCGAAGTGTCGCACCGTCTGTCCCTGGTCCATCCCGCAACGCCAATCGGGAGTGGGTATCTACCTTCACCTGCTTCCCACTCTTGCGGGAAACGGTGTCCTCTTCAAATGCGACCTCTGTCATGATCTGCTGGCCCGTGGTGAAACACCTGGCTGTATCGCCGCCTGCCCCCGGGGCGCCCTGCTCATTGGAGAGCGGGACCAGATATACCAGGAGGCGAGGAGGCGAGCCGCGGCAATGGACGGTTATATTTACGGAGAGCGGGAGAACGGGGGAACGGCGACCCTCTACGTCTCTCCCGTCCCCTTTGAGAAACTGAACGAGGTGATCCCGAAAGGACCCGGACTACCGCATCTCGGTCCGGCAACGCGCCGTATGGAAGAGACGGACCTCGCCGGAAAGTTCGCGTTGATCGGAGCACCGCTGATAGGCATCATCGCTGGTCTCGCGGGCGCCCTCGTGCCGCGGGCCGATGGACGCGATAAGAGGAAGGGGGAGTGA
- a CDS encoding cytochrome C — protein sequence MGDGAVSVRAWILHGLLAAVTVCVILSPPLSAASGDRPYPAAEGTAATCVDCLSCHDDHLYRTAYPASVHAPQGCTGCHGNIDNMERHMNGETKPSLTACGACHGAVAEEYIHNYHYLYQDFQCYDCHRDIHAVTPRETSLKKAVLDTCTECHANEEYAHSGHGIAVAEGNEDAATCSDCHGLHSTRVYHTSQEEYPAEAREFYTLTCIRCHDDREMMARNCLSLSTVAAYRRTYHGKVQDIGHPTRVAGCADCHTSHNILPKEDPASTINPDNLVNNCGKCHTGFHPRFVRYQAHPDFSNRERYPALYWTNVFMVGLLTVTFIFFWIHTFLWWRKTYWDKHYMEKMGIKPKLPMSDTESLQSIERFSRKDILIHILLVISFLTLVATGFPLKYHDAPWARIFIDIWGGVSLAGIFHRTAAVVLFVLFFYILARTLRYLFPKQERTRGWLTRLFSAESLFFNKKDLQDMKGMFKWFFDRGEQPKFDRWTYWEKFDFLAVFWGMAIIGGSGIFLMVPEWTSYLFPGWVLNVAALLHSEEALLAALFIFTVHFFNTHLIPKKFPMDRTIFTGRLSLHELYEEKREHYEKLVAEGKLEELKRGHPGIFTKLAAAAFGLASLILGLFLAVIIMWSLLFL from the coding sequence ATGGGTGACGGCGCGGTTTCGGTAAGAGCATGGATACTTCACGGTCTTCTTGCCGCTGTAACGGTTTGTGTGATACTTTCCCCCCCATTGTCCGCAGCCTCCGGGGACAGGCCGTACCCTGCCGCCGAGGGGACCGCCGCGACCTGTGTGGACTGCCTCTCCTGTCATGACGATCACCTGTACCGGACGGCCTATCCCGCTTCAGTTCACGCGCCTCAGGGATGCACGGGTTGTCACGGCAACATTGATAACATGGAACGTCACATGAACGGCGAGACAAAGCCCTCTCTCACGGCCTGCGGGGCCTGCCACGGCGCCGTGGCGGAGGAATACATCCATAACTATCATTACCTGTATCAGGATTTTCAGTGTTACGATTGTCACCGGGACATTCACGCCGTCACCCCCAGAGAGACATCATTGAAAAAGGCCGTCCTCGATACATGCACGGAATGTCATGCCAACGAGGAATACGCTCATTCGGGTCACGGGATCGCCGTGGCGGAGGGAAACGAGGACGCAGCGACCTGCTCCGACTGCCACGGACTGCACAGCACCCGGGTGTATCACACATCCCAGGAGGAATATCCCGCCGAGGCGCGGGAATTTTATACCCTGACCTGTATCCGGTGTCACGATGACCGGGAAATGATGGCGCGGAACTGCCTTTCCCTGTCGACCGTCGCGGCGTACCGCAGAACATATCACGGAAAGGTTCAGGATATCGGACATCCGACACGTGTCGCCGGGTGCGCGGACTGCCATACATCGCACAACATTCTTCCCAAGGAAGATCCCGCATCGACGATCAATCCCGACAACCTGGTGAACAACTGCGGAAAATGTCACACAGGGTTTCATCCGCGATTCGTCCGGTACCAGGCCCATCCCGATTTCAGCAACCGGGAGCGATACCCCGCGCTTTACTGGACCAACGTCTTCATGGTCGGGCTGCTGACGGTGACATTCATCTTTTTCTGGATACACACCTTCCTGTGGTGGCGCAAAACTTACTGGGACAAACATTACATGGAAAAAATGGGCATCAAACCGAAACTTCCCATGTCCGACACGGAAAGCCTGCAATCCATCGAGAGGTTCTCACGAAAGGACATCCTGATCCATATTCTGCTGGTGATCTCCTTCCTGACGCTTGTCGCGACGGGATTCCCGCTGAAATATCATGACGCTCCCTGGGCACGGATCTTTATTGATATCTGGGGCGGTGTTTCCCTGGCGGGAATATTTCACCGAACCGCGGCGGTAGTGCTTTTCGTTCTCTTTTTCTACATCCTGGCACGCACCCTGCGCTACCTCTTCCCGAAACAGGAGAGGACGCGGGGATGGCTGACGCGCCTTTTCAGTGCCGAATCCCTCTTCTTCAACAAAAAGGACTTGCAGGACATGAAGGGCATGTTCAAGTGGTTCTTTGACCGGGGAGAACAACCAAAGTTCGACCGGTGGACATACTGGGAGAAATTCGACTTCCTCGCCGTCTTCTGGGGTATGGCGATCATCGGCGGTTCGGGAATATTTCTCATGGTCCCTGAATGGACCTCCTATCTCTTCCCTGGATGGGTGCTCAACGTCGCGGCCCTGCTTCACTCCGAGGAAGCCCTTCTGGCAGCCCTGTTCATATTCACGGTGCATTTCTTCAATACTCACCTGATCCCGAAAAAGTTCCCCATGGATCGCACCATCTTCACGGGACGGCTCAGCCTGCATGAACTGTATGAGGAAAAGCGGGAACACTATGAAAAACTGGTCGCCGAGGGAAAGCTGGAGGAACTCAAACGGGGACATCCGGGGATATTCACCAAGCTTGCCGCCGCAGCCTTCGGGCTGGCCAGTCTGATTCTCGGCCTGTTCCTGGCCGTTATCATCATGTGGTCCTTGTTGTTTCTGTGA